The following coding sequences lie in one Pungitius pungitius chromosome 18, fPunPun2.1, whole genome shotgun sequence genomic window:
- the enc1 gene encoding ectoderm-neural cortex protein 1 yields the protein MKMSVCVHENRKSRASTGSMNIYLFHKSSYADSVLMHLNSLRQQRLFTDVLLHAGSRSFPCHRAVLAACSRYFEAMFSAGMRESEASEVNFRESIHPEVLELLLDYAYSSRVVINEENAESLLEAGDMLEFQDIRDACAEFLERNLHPSNCLGMLLLSDAHQCTKLSELSWGMCLSNFPAICKTEDFLQLPTDMVVQLLSHEELETEDERLVYEAALNWINYDLEKRHCHLPQLLRTVRLALLPAIFLMENVSTEELINSQPKSKELVDEAIRCKLKILQNDGVVNSPCARPRKTSHALFLLGGQTFMCDKLYLVDQKAKEIIPKADIPSPRKEFSACAIGCKVYITGGRGSENGVSKDVWVYDTVHEEWSKAAPMLIARFGHGSAELKHCLYVVGGHTAATGCLPASPSVSLKQVEQFDPAANKWTMVAPLREGVSNAAVVSVKLKLFAFGGTSVTHDKLPKVQCYDPQENRWSVPASCPQPWRYTAAAVLGNQIFVMGGDTEFSACSAYKFSSESYQWTKVGDVTAKRMSCQAVASGNKLYVVGGYFGTQRCKTLDCYDPALDAWNSITTVPYSLIPTAFVSTWKHLPA from the coding sequence ATGAAAATGTCCGTGTGCGTCCATGAGAACAGAAAATCCCGAGCCAGCACAGGCTCCATGAACATCTACCTGTTCCACAAGTCCTCCTACGCGGACAGCGTCCTCATGCACCTCAACTCGCTGCGGCAGCAGCGGCTCTTCACCGACGTGCTGCTCCACGCGGGGAGCCGCTCCTTCCCGTGCCACCGCGCCGTGCTGGCCGCCTGCAGCCGCTACTTCGAGGCCATGTTCAGCGCCGGCATGAGGGAGAGCGAGGCCAGCGAGGTCAACTTCCGCGAGTCCATCCACCCGGAGgttctggagctgctgctggactacGCGTACTCGTCGCGCGTGGTCATCAACGAGGAGAACGCCGAGTCCCTGCTGGAGGCCGGGGACATGCTCGAGTTTCAGGACATCCGGGACGCCTGCGCCGAGTTCCTCGAGCGGAACCTCCACCCGTCCAACTGCCTCGGCATGCTCCTGCTGTCCGATGCCCACCAGTGCACCAAGCTGTCAGAGCTCTCCTGGGGCATGTGCCTCAGCAACTTTCCCGCCATTTGCAAGACGGAAGACTTCCTCCAGCTGCCCACGGACAtggtggtgcagctgttgtcacACGAGGAGCTGGAGACGGAAGACGAGCGGCTGGTTTACGAAGCCGCCCTCAACTGGATCAACTACGACCTGGAGAAGAGGCACTGCCACCTCCCGCAGCTCCTGAGAACTGTCCGTCTGGCCCTGCTGCCCGCCATCTTCCTCATGGAGAACGTTTCGACAGAGGAGCTGATCAATTCCCAGCCCAAGAGCAAGGAGCTGGTGGACGAAGCCATCCGATGCAAGCTGAAGATCCTGCAGAACGACGGCGTCGTCAACAGCCCGTGCGCCCGGCCCAGGAAGACCAGCCACGCCCTGTTTCTTCTGGGAGGCCAGACCTTCATGTGCGACAAGCTGTACCTGGTGGACCAGAAGGCCAAAGAGATCATCCCCAAGGCTGACATCCCCAGCCCCAGGAAGGAGTTCAGCGCCTGCGCCATCGGCTGCAAGGTGTACATCACTGGCGGGAGGGGCTCGGAGAACGGCGTGTCCAAGGACGTGTGGGTCTACGACACCGTCCACGAGGAGTGGTCGAAGGCGGCGCCGATGCTCATCGCCCGCTTCGGCCACGGCTCGGCGGAGCTGAAGCACTGCCTCTACGTGGTCGGGGGTCACACGGCGGCCACCGGCTGCCTGCCGGCGTCGCCGTCGGTGTCGCTCAAGCAGGTGGAGCAGTTCGACCCGGCGGCGAACAAGTGGACCATGGTGGCCCCCTTGAGGGAGGGCGTGAGCAACGCGGCGGTGGTCAGCGTCAAGCTCAAGCTCTTCGCCTTCGGCGGCACAAGCGTCACCCACGACAAGCTCCCCAAGGTGCAGTGCTACGACCCGCAGGAGAACCGCTGGTCCGTGCCCGCCTCCTGCCCGCAGCCGTGGCGCTACACGGCCGCCGCCGTGCTGGGGAACCAGATCTTCGTCATGGGCGGCGACACGGAGTTCTCGGCGTGCTCGGCCTACAAGTTCAGCAGCGAGAGCTACCAGTGGACCAAAGTGGGGGACGTGACGGCCAAGCGGATGAGCTGCCAGGCCGTGGCGTCGGGGAACAAGCTGTACGTGGTGGGCGGGTACTTCGGCACGCAGCGGTGTAAAACCCTGGACTGCTACGACCCCGCGCTGGACGCCTGGAACAGCATCACCACCGTGCCGTACTCGCTCATTCCCACCGCTTTCGTCAGCACCTGGAAACATCTGCCCGCGTGA